The Vibrio chagasii genome includes a region encoding these proteins:
- a CDS encoding ABC transporter substrate-binding protein, with the protein MLANIKKTALATAIIATATTGFASVATAAERSELTIHPKEFTTFVRNFNPYLGATHLHTTWDFLYEPLVVFNEMHGNTPVFRLAENFKMSDDLTSVVFDIRKAVKWSDGETFSADDVVFSFNLVKERPELDQSGINSWVTSVEKLNDYQVKFTLAEANSNAPYEIAKVPVVPKHIWKDVKDPSTFTNENPVGSGPFTEIDTFTAQLYIQCANPNYWDADNLDVDCLRVPQIANNDQFLGKIVNSEMDWTSSFVPDIDRTYAAASPKHHYWYPPAGTQAFVVNFKHPDAAKHEALSNVEFRRAFSMALDRQTIIDIAFYGGGTVNDFASGLGYAFEAWSDEKTHNKYKGFNTYNAEGAKKLLADAGFKDVNNDGFVDTPSGKSFELMIQSPNGWTDFNNTVQLAVEQLNEVGIKAKARTPDFSVYNQAMLEGTYDVAYTNYFHGADPYTYWNSAYNSSLQSGDGMPRFAMHFYKNDKLDGLLNSFYKTADKNEQLDIAHGIQQIIAADQVTIPVMSGAYMYQYNTTRFTGWWNEENPKGRPQIWAGIPERLLHVLDLKPVK; encoded by the coding sequence ATGCTTGCCAATATAAAAAAAACAGCCCTAGCAACAGCAATTATTGCAACTGCTACAACAGGTTTTGCATCAGTAGCAACAGCTGCAGAACGCAGCGAACTGACTATTCACCCTAAGGAGTTCACTACCTTTGTACGTAACTTTAACCCGTATTTAGGCGCAACTCATTTACATACAACTTGGGATTTCCTCTACGAACCATTAGTTGTATTTAACGAAATGCACGGTAACACTCCAGTGTTCCGTCTCGCTGAAAACTTCAAAATGTCAGATGATCTGACGAGTGTTGTTTTCGACATTCGTAAGGCTGTTAAGTGGTCTGATGGAGAAACTTTTTCTGCTGATGATGTTGTTTTTTCTTTCAACCTTGTAAAAGAGAGACCAGAACTTGACCAATCTGGTATCAACTCTTGGGTAACTTCCGTAGAAAAACTTAACGACTATCAAGTTAAATTCACACTAGCAGAAGCCAACTCGAATGCGCCTTACGAGATTGCTAAAGTACCTGTAGTACCAAAGCACATCTGGAAAGACGTTAAAGATCCATCAACGTTTACCAATGAAAATCCGGTAGGTTCTGGTCCATTTACAGAAATTGATACATTTACTGCGCAACTATATATCCAGTGTGCAAACCCTAATTACTGGGATGCAGACAACCTAGATGTTGACTGTCTGCGTGTTCCACAAATTGCGAATAACGACCAATTCCTAGGTAAAATCGTAAACAGTGAAATGGACTGGACGTCTTCTTTCGTTCCAGATATCGACCGTACATACGCGGCAGCCAGCCCTAAACATCACTACTGGTACCCGCCAGCAGGTACACAAGCTTTCGTTGTAAACTTCAAGCATCCAGATGCTGCAAAGCATGAAGCGTTAAGCAACGTTGAATTTCGTCGTGCCTTCTCCATGGCGCTTGACCGTCAAACTATCATCGACATCGCATTCTACGGTGGCGGTACAGTGAACGACTTCGCATCCGGCCTTGGCTACGCATTCGAAGCTTGGTCTGATGAAAAGACTCACAACAAGTACAAAGGCTTTAATACTTACAACGCTGAAGGCGCGAAGAAGCTTCTTGCTGACGCAGGCTTCAAAGATGTAAACAACGATGGTTTTGTTGATACTCCATCTGGTAAGTCTTTCGAACTAATGATCCAGTCGCCAAACGGCTGGACTGACTTCAACAACACAGTTCAACTAGCGGTAGAGCAGCTAAACGAAGTGGGCATCAAAGCAAAAGCTCGTACGCCAGACTTCTCTGTATACAACCAAGCAATGCTGGAGGGTACATACGACGTAGCATACACAAACTACTTCCACGGTGCGGATCCATACACGTACTGGAACAGTGCTTACAACTCATCACTACAATCTGGTGACGGTATGCCTCGTTTTGCCATGCACTTCTACAAAAACGACAAACTAGATGGTCTTCTAAACAGCTTCTACAAAACAGCTGACAAGAACGAACAGCTAGACATTGCACACGGTATCCAGCAAATCATCGCTGCAGACCAAGTGACAATCCCTGTGATGTCTGGTGCTTACATGTACCAATACAACACAACTCGCTTCACTGGTTGGTGGAACGAAGAAAATCCAAAAGGCCGCCCACAAATTTGGGCTGGTATTCCAGAGCGTTTACTTCATGTACTGGACCTAAAACCAGTCAAATAA
- a CDS encoding ABC transporter permease, translated as MKDFLKLIWRNPMALTGVIILSIFVLGALAAPLITKHAPDKRTGNPHEYPGFVVKSAQTNPNGWVAQNLADDRRTLIMSKKADHVLGTTRMGRDVWSQVVYGARVSLAVGFGAGLTVCLLATIIGVSAGYFGGRVDDVLTAAMNIMLVIPQYPLLFVVAAFIGEAGPLTITLVIGFMSWAWGARVVRSQTLALREKEFVKAAEVLGESPIRIIFVEILPNLISIVGASFIGSVMYAIMMEATISFLGLGDPNTISWGIMLYNVQTSSSMLIGAWWELLAPCIALTMLVTGLALLNFAVDEIANPQLRSHKGMKRWKKLAAQDKQEREPELPPQNALWSGDK; from the coding sequence ATGAAAGACTTTCTAAAACTCATTTGGCGTAACCCGATGGCCCTAACAGGCGTCATCATCCTAAGCATCTTTGTTCTTGGCGCTCTTGCAGCTCCATTGATCACCAAACATGCACCAGACAAGCGCACAGGTAACCCACACGAGTACCCTGGCTTTGTTGTTAAATCGGCACAAACTAACCCGAACGGCTGGGTGGCACAAAACCTTGCAGACGACCGTCGCACACTGATTATGTCTAAAAAAGCGGACCACGTATTAGGTACGACTCGTATGGGCCGTGATGTTTGGTCACAAGTGGTATACGGCGCACGCGTATCACTGGCAGTAGGCTTCGGTGCAGGTCTAACAGTATGTTTACTAGCAACAATTATCGGTGTTTCGGCAGGTTACTTCGGTGGTCGTGTCGATGACGTACTAACCGCTGCGATGAACATCATGCTGGTTATCCCCCAATACCCATTACTGTTCGTGGTAGCAGCTTTCATCGGTGAGGCAGGGCCACTCACAATAACCTTGGTTATCGGCTTTATGTCCTGGGCTTGGGGCGCCCGTGTTGTTCGCTCCCAAACTCTAGCACTGCGTGAAAAAGAGTTTGTTAAAGCAGCAGAAGTACTTGGTGAGTCTCCAATTCGCATCATCTTCGTTGAGATTCTGCCAAACCTTATCTCCATCGTAGGTGCAAGTTTCATCGGTTCAGTAATGTACGCAATCATGATGGAAGCAACAATCTCGTTCCTAGGTCTTGGTGACCCGAACACAATCAGCTGGGGCATCATGCTTTACAACGTTCAAACCTCTTCATCAATGCTGATTGGCGCTTGGTGGGAACTGTTAGCTCCTTGTATTGCACTGACAATGCTAGTTACAGGCCTTGCTCTGCTTAACTTCGCTGTCGATGAGATTGCTAACCCGCAACTGCGTTCTCACAAAGGTATGAAGCGTTGGAAGAAGCTTGCAGCTCAAGATAAACAAGAACGCGAACCAGAACTACCACCACAAAATGCACTTTGGAGCGGAGATAAATAA
- a CDS encoding ABC transporter permease produces the protein MGYFLRRLSFYFVALLVAATLNFIIPRAMPGDPVTMMFANASVQVTPERIAAMKELLGFVDGGLLVQYAAYMKNILSWELGTSIQFYPLSVNSLLGGAFGWSLFLAGTAVILSFSIGSILGIFAAWKRGSKYDAFVTPGMLILQAVPQVVIAMIALFTFAIGLKWFPTGYAYTAGTVPDWTSWAFIKDVAYHAFLPLFCASVVQIGGFLVNMRNNMINLLAEDYITMAKGKGLSENRVVFNYAARNAMLPSVTALSMSLGMAIGGQLIIEIIFNYPGLGSVLFNAINARDYQVLQGQLLIMTLFMLFFNLVADMLYVVLDPRLRKGGK, from the coding sequence ATGGGTTATTTTTTAAGACGTTTGTCATTTTATTTTGTCGCGCTATTAGTTGCAGCGACGTTAAACTTTATTATTCCAAGAGCAATGCCTGGTGATCCAGTTACCATGATGTTTGCGAACGCTTCTGTGCAAGTTACTCCAGAACGTATTGCTGCAATGAAAGAGCTATTAGGTTTCGTTGATGGCGGCTTACTAGTTCAATACGCAGCGTACATGAAGAACATCCTTAGCTGGGAGCTTGGTACATCAATTCAATTCTACCCTCTTTCTGTAAATTCATTGTTGGGTGGGGCATTCGGCTGGTCGCTTTTCTTAGCAGGTACCGCTGTAATTCTTTCTTTCTCTATCGGTTCTATCCTAGGTATTTTCGCGGCGTGGAAACGTGGCAGCAAATACGATGCTTTTGTAACGCCAGGAATGCTGATTCTACAAGCCGTTCCTCAAGTCGTTATCGCGATGATTGCACTATTTACCTTTGCAATCGGCTTGAAGTGGTTCCCAACGGGTTACGCTTACACCGCTGGTACTGTGCCTGATTGGACAAGCTGGGCATTCATCAAAGATGTTGCTTACCACGCTTTCTTACCACTTTTCTGTGCTTCAGTTGTTCAAATTGGTGGCTTCCTAGTCAACATGCGTAACAACATGATCAACCTACTTGCTGAAGACTACATCACTATGGCGAAAGGCAAAGGCCTGAGCGAAAACCGAGTGGTATTCAACTACGCAGCACGTAACGCAATGCTACCGAGCGTGACCGCACTTTCTATGTCGCTAGGTATGGCAATCGGTGGTCAGCTAATTATCGAAATCATCTTCAACTACCCAGGTCTTGGCAGCGTACTTTTCAACGCAATCAACGCTCGAGACTACCAAGTACTGCAAGGTCAGCTACTTATCATGACGCTATTCATGCTGTTCTTTAACTTGGTGGCAGACATGCTTTACGTAGTTCTTGACCCTCGTCTTCGTAAGGGTGGTAAATAA